The following coding sequences lie in one Petrotoga sibirica DSM 13575 genomic window:
- a CDS encoding Kiwa anti-phage protein KwaB-like domain-containing protein — MNKVNWDEILENIFLKENLESLRELIDTSGDFIMDVFIQSENNEIFWLKNEDPLFFKSIFLASTDEFLNDLRFKESNKVDKYETVIHDKSFLYLKDVKENVRDIGNIVEIIREGKYIKNYSNKDLEAIKKFKLIVKLCSEEFNDFLLGIQYLTASKIFKDKRILALTARKIQPFKEQFFIVPKNTFDYIVVGDTVLIRNLTYFERDFGFYKKYEEAKDEVIEEIKRKGNLFGKDVKLKGIDDFSRKIKNKPLYLKRFYKVIKKGNYKKFEFSKVKGVIKDFNLKVKFDEDNKCINLSEETSIKDFLQLYDELYYRSDLSGNRMVASENSPYQE, encoded by the coding sequence ATGAATAAAGTTAATTGGGATGAGATTTTAGAGAATATCTTTTTAAAAGAGAATTTAGAATCTCTTAGGGAGCTAATAGATACTTCAGGGGATTTCATAATGGATGTTTTTATCCAAAGTGAGAATAACGAGATATTTTGGTTAAAAAATGAGGATCCCTTGTTTTTCAAGAGCATTTTTCTGGCCTCTACTGACGAGTTTTTAAATGATTTACGCTTCAAAGAATCAAACAAGGTAGATAAGTACGAAACAGTCATTCATGATAAGAGTTTTTTGTATCTAAAAGATGTTAAAGAGAATGTAAGGGATATTGGAAATATTGTTGAGATTATTCGTGAAGGTAAATATATAAAAAATTATTCTAATAAAGACTTGGAAGCGATTAAGAAGTTCAAATTGATAGTAAAGTTGTGTAGTGAAGAGTTTAATGATTTTTTGTTGGGTATTCAATATTTAACAGCTTCCAAAATCTTTAAAGATAAAAGGATTTTAGCCCTTACTGCACGTAAAATTCAACCTTTTAAAGAACAGTTTTTTATAGTTCCAAAAAATACTTTTGATTACATTGTTGTTGGTGATACAGTCTTAATTAGAAATCTGACTTATTTTGAAAGAGATTTTGGGTTTTACAAGAAATATGAAGAGGCTAAAGATGAAGTTATCGAGGAAATAAAGAGAAAGGGGAATCTTTTTGGCAAGGATGTTAAATTAAAAGGTATCGACGATTTTAGTAGGAAAATCAAAAATAAACCATTGTATTTGAAGAGGTTTTATAAGGTTATCAAAAAAGGTAATTATAAGAAATTTGAATTTTCTAAAGTTAAGGGAGTGATAAAAGATTTTAATCTAAAAGTTAAGTTTGATGAGGATAATAAATGTATCAATTTGAGCGAAGAGACTTCTATTAAAGATTTTTTGCAACTTTACGACGAACTGTATTATAGGTCCGATTTGTCAGGGAATAGAATGGTGGCAAGTGAAAATAGTCCTTATCAAGAGTAA
- a CDS encoding glycosyltransferase — protein MNLLYAGFIREESEEKGILTKMISQCLTFKKVFDNVYLYISRQSEAVLYSIEDFGVKKEIKTFSYPTLAAYNEQSKIRKIKGFIRYRSFLAFLYKIINSYEINTLYSRNLQLTNKLIKLSKRKKLIKIIEIPTYPFENEIKKATNKIEYNLLWKNREKKVEDFADIIVAISSDNTLKVDKKFVLISNGIRLEDIKIKNQNQNKKASIHLLSIANLRFWHGYDRIIKGLYEYYKKNPKKAVYYHCVGEGSVLENLKNLVKELKLEKYVIFHGTKVGEELDKIVDESDIALGSLGFHRSGLRGGSPLKAREYCARGIPFVIAYDDWDFPESFQYVFRIPQDDSPVDIDKVINWYEDLSKKHPDYSLEMRKYAEENLSWDAKMKPVIEKIKELARERNINT, from the coding sequence ATGAACCTATTATATGCAGGATTCATAAGAGAAGAATCTGAAGAAAAAGGTATTTTAACAAAAATGATCAGTCAATGCTTAACCTTTAAAAAGGTTTTTGATAATGTTTACTTATATATTTCAAGGCAATCAGAAGCGGTGCTTTATAGCATTGAAGATTTTGGCGTAAAGAAAGAAATCAAAACTTTTTCATATCCTACTTTGGCAGCTTATAATGAACAGAGTAAAATTAGAAAAATTAAAGGTTTTATCCGATATAGGTCGTTTTTAGCTTTTTTATATAAAATAATTAATTCATATGAAATAAATACATTATACTCTAGAAATTTACAGCTTACAAACAAATTAATTAAATTGTCGAAAAGAAAAAAATTAATAAAAATCATTGAAATTCCAACGTATCCATTTGAAAATGAAATTAAAAAGGCGACAAATAAAATTGAATATAACCTATTGTGGAAAAACAGAGAAAAAAAAGTCGAAGATTTCGCAGATATAATTGTTGCTATTTCATCAGACAATACGTTGAAGGTAGATAAAAAATTTGTTCTAATAAGTAACGGTATTCGATTAGAAGACATCAAAATAAAAAATCAGAATCAGAACAAAAAGGCCTCCATTCATTTGCTATCTATAGCAAATCTTCGTTTTTGGCATGGATACGATAGAATAATTAAGGGCCTGTATGAATATTACAAAAAAAATCCAAAAAAAGCGGTCTACTATCACTGCGTAGGTGAAGGATCGGTATTAGAGAATTTAAAGAATTTAGTAAAAGAACTTAAATTAGAGAAATATGTTATTTTTCATGGGACAAAAGTTGGTGAAGAATTAGATAAAATTGTAGATGAATCAGATATTGCTTTGGGTAGTCTTGGATTTCATAGAAGTGGCCTTAGGGGAGGTTCCCCTTTAAAGGCTAGAGAGTATTGTGCCAGGGGAATTCCTTTTGTAATTGCTTATGATGATTGGGATTTTCCAGAATCTTTTCAGTATGTTTTTAGAATTCCACAAGATGATAGTCCTGTTGACATTGATAAAGTAATTAATTGGTATGAAGACTTATCGAAAAAACATCCTGATTATTCTTTAGAGATGAGAAAATATGCTGAAGAAAATTTAAGTTGGGATGCAAAGATGAAACCTGTAATAGAAAAAATCAAAGAATTAGCAAGAGAAAGGAACATTAATACATGA
- the wecB gene encoding non-hydrolyzing UDP-N-acetylglucosamine 2-epimerase, protein MKLISLIGARPQIIKEAILNKEFEKKGIKEILVHSGQHYDFNMSDVFFKVLNIRKADYNLGVGSATHAQMTAKTMIEFEKVVLKEHPGIILVYGDTNTTLAGAIVGAKLKIPVAHVEAGIRQEPKDMPEEINRVLTDRISKYLFCPSELAVNNLKKEGITEGVSFTGDIMYDLFLKMRPYFKEDIIDELNLEENKYIVTTIHRDFNTDNKIKLESILNELEKISKEIKVVFPIHPRTKKKIDEFNLNKYTKDILLIEPLDYLSMMGLVQKSLFVITDSGGLQKEAYFAGKRAIVVMPDTGWRELTQADWNILSEPDEIKNKMDHIISNEISSNVENIYGDGKTGEKIVKIIKIIG, encoded by the coding sequence ATGAAACTAATCAGTTTAATAGGAGCTCGTCCTCAGATAATAAAAGAAGCGATTCTAAATAAAGAATTTGAGAAAAAAGGTATAAAAGAAATCTTAGTTCATTCTGGGCAACATTACGACTTCAATATGTCAGATGTATTCTTTAAAGTTTTAAATATAAGAAAAGCTGATTACAATTTAGGAGTAGGTTCAGCAACTCATGCCCAGATGACGGCTAAAACAATGATAGAATTTGAAAAGGTTGTATTAAAAGAACATCCTGGTATTATATTAGTATACGGAGACACAAATACAACATTAGCTGGAGCAATAGTAGGAGCTAAATTAAAGATCCCTGTTGCCCACGTAGAAGCAGGGATAAGACAAGAACCAAAGGACATGCCTGAAGAAATAAATAGAGTATTAACAGATAGAATATCAAAATACCTATTTTGCCCTTCTGAACTAGCTGTAAACAACTTAAAAAAGGAAGGTATCACTGAGGGAGTATCCTTCACAGGAGATATAATGTACGATCTCTTTTTAAAGATGAGACCATATTTCAAAGAAGATATTATCGACGAATTGAATTTGGAAGAAAACAAATATATAGTGACTACGATTCATAGAGATTTTAATACAGACAATAAAATAAAACTAGAGAGTATATTGAACGAGTTAGAAAAAATATCAAAAGAAATAAAGGTTGTCTTTCCCATACATCCAAGAACCAAAAAGAAAATAGATGAATTCAATCTTAACAAATACACAAAAGATATTCTACTGATAGAACCTCTCGATTACTTAAGTATGATGGGATTGGTACAAAAGAGCCTTTTTGTAATAACAGACAGTGGAGGGTTGCAAAAAGAAGCATATTTTGCAGGGAAAAGAGCGATAGTTGTTATGCCAGACACAGGCTGGAGAGAGTTAACACAAGCAGATTGGAATATACTGAGTGAACCTGATGAAATCAAAAATAAGATGGATCATATAATAAGCAACGAAATATCTTCAAATGTAGAAAATATATACGGAGATGGAAAAACAGGGGAAAAAATAGTAAAGATAATAAAGATAATAGGATAG